The Vibrio rhizosphaerae genome includes a region encoding these proteins:
- a CDS encoding bifunctional GNAT family N-acetyltransferase/carbon-nitrogen hydrolase family protein has protein sequence MKTSNPRLTLRVIEKSDYDELAELMDLVFPDVGGAWPRMTIMDLIRQFPDGQICIEDNGKIVAAALTIKVDYNRYSLPHVYTDIVDENNVIQHNPHGDAMYGLDVFVHPDYRGMRLGRRLYHARKELCQSENLKAILAGGRITGYHKLSDELKVAEYIEQVKRKTIHDPILSFQLANDFDVKRIMRHYLPEDDKSQGYATLLEWDNFFYEEDQSSIHELDKTLVRIGIVQWQMRQVTSLEDLLEQSEFFIRSLSNYKADFALFPEFFNAPLMGLQQDQTSVEAIRYLASFSEAIKQRFSELAITYNINIIAGSMPEERDDKLYNVSYLLHRDGMIDEQLKIHITPHEQRDWVIDGGNEIGVFETDAGRVGILICYDSEFPELGRMMAEKDVQIMFVPFWTDTKNGYQRVRLCSQARAIENECYVAIGGSVGNLPRVDNVDIQYAQSAVFSPSDIFFPHDATIAEASPNTEMIIFADVDLDKLKQLNTEGSVTNLRHRRLDVYGGFTQPKSGK, from the coding sequence ATGAAAACGTCCAACCCGCGACTAACACTGCGTGTGATTGAAAAGAGTGATTACGATGAGCTCGCTGAGCTCATGGATCTCGTCTTTCCTGATGTAGGTGGGGCATGGCCAAGAATGACCATCATGGATCTGATTCGCCAATTTCCAGATGGGCAGATCTGTATCGAAGATAATGGAAAAATTGTTGCTGCGGCACTCACGATCAAAGTGGATTACAATCGTTACTCCCTACCCCATGTTTATACCGATATTGTTGATGAAAACAATGTCATTCAACATAACCCACATGGTGATGCGATGTATGGTCTTGATGTCTTCGTGCATCCTGACTATCGCGGAATGCGTTTAGGGCGGCGTTTATACCATGCGCGTAAAGAACTTTGTCAGAGTGAAAATTTAAAAGCCATTCTGGCTGGCGGCAGAATCACCGGTTATCACAAACTCTCTGATGAATTAAAAGTCGCTGAATACATTGAACAGGTAAAACGTAAAACCATTCACGACCCGATCCTCTCCTTCCAGCTTGCCAATGACTTCGATGTCAAACGGATTATGCGTCACTATCTGCCGGAAGATGATAAATCTCAGGGCTACGCGACACTGCTTGAGTGGGATAACTTCTTTTATGAAGAAGATCAATCGTCAATCCATGAACTCGATAAAACCCTCGTCCGTATTGGCATTGTACAATGGCAGATGCGTCAGGTGACCAGTCTGGAAGACTTACTTGAGCAATCTGAGTTCTTTATTCGCTCATTATCAAACTATAAGGCTGACTTTGCACTCTTCCCTGAGTTTTTCAATGCACCACTCATGGGGCTTCAGCAAGACCAAACCTCCGTCGAAGCGATTCGCTATCTTGCATCCTTTAGTGAAGCGATTAAACAGCGTTTTTCTGAACTAGCCATCACATACAACATCAATATTATCGCTGGTAGTATGCCCGAAGAACGGGATGATAAGCTGTACAATGTCTCTTACTTGCTTCATCGCGATGGTATGATTGATGAGCAGTTGAAGATTCACATCACCCCCCATGAACAACGTGACTGGGTTATCGATGGCGGAAACGAAATCGGCGTATTTGAAACCGATGCGGGACGTGTTGGTATCCTGATTTGTTACGATAGCGAGTTCCCGGAACTTGGACGGATGATGGCAGAAAAGGACGTGCAAATCATGTTTGTTCCGTTTTGGACCGACACCAAAAATGGCTATCAGCGCGTCCGCCTCTGCTCACAAGCCAGAGCCATTGAAAATGAATGCTATGTCGCGATCGGTGGTAGTGTTGGCAACTTACCCCGCGTGGATAATGTGGATATTCAATACGCGCAGTCCGCCGTATTTTCACCATCCGATATTTTCTTCCCGCACGATGCAACGATCGCAGAAGCCAGCCCGAACACTGAGATGATTATTTTTGCCGATGTTGATCTAGATAAATTGAAGCAGCTAAATACCGAAGGTTCTGTGACCAACTTACGTCACCGCCGTCTCGATGTTTACGGTGGATTTACGCAACCGAAATCAGGTAAATAG